The region gaacaaaaacaaaccaatatCGACACGCTTACACTCAATTTAACATCCCAACACGTTTACAGCACAGCactcaaacacatttacaggAAAAAATGGCATGCATTTCCACTCAACACCAACACAATTACACTCAGCATAACTCCTATACAATTACACTTAGCACATCAACACCAACACATTTACACTCAACATCTTGGGCAAATAACACTGTGGTGATTCCATATGTGGTAAACAATGGTGTGACTCACATTCTGAATGTAGAACTGGTAGTCCTGTGGGTAACGGAATGAGGCCTCCAGTGATTGGACAGTGAAGTCTTGACTCCCCTTGTTGGTGAAACCAACCAGGAACTTCACAATTTCATTGGCTGGAAACTCTGGCAGGAAAATTGGTGAGAATATAGTGATTTTAAATAACCATTACTGAATTCTATAGCATTGCAGTCAAACTGACCACAACTCCTGAGATAGAACTTGTGGTTGAGCTACAACAGGATGCTGTATGCTCCACTACACAGACACTTGGAAAACAGCATTCTAAACGCACCTTCCCCAGTAACGAATACAATGGTGGTGTCTGCATCAGGGTGAGAAGTCACATCGGTTCCTGTAGAGTCTTCATCTAGATCTTCGTCCGTGTCCTGCAGAGAGAAACTCAAGGTCACACATAGTCTCACCGCATTGAGATTAGCACAAAACAAATGGGCTAATAACACATAGCTAACTGACTACCAACAGCCTGCACTACTTAAATCAAACTGGGCTGAATTGCAGCTTGGCATTCTTGGGGCAACATCATCAAGCGTTACTGCTTTTCTGTCTGTTGCCATCACCTACCGATTCAGAAACTTGGGCCTCCTCAACCAGAACCTCATCTtcgtcctcatcctcttcctcaactACGGAATCCGGACCTTGGTCTTCTGAGGGGTCACTCTCAGCTTTAACCCCACCTGAAGCAGGACAAAGGGTCAGAGGGTCATCACTTTTCAGGCAGACTAactttgtttattaattaacaCCTAACATTTACTCCTCAAGTATGTACACATCCAGCCAGTTACTCCATTAGGATCTGAGTATTACAGCCCATTtggatattattatttttttcattggagAAATATTCAAACTTCTTAACTCACAATCATACCTTTACTTAtaacaaatgaaagaaatccAGACCAGTCATAAAATATCAAGATACAACCAGCGGTTTACAAAAGCATACATCTCTCATAACATACAGTATCATTCATTGCTAAAGCCAAAAatcccatgttttttttgtttttgtttttttgcataaacTCAGCACAACTCAATGTTTTGAAATTTTCTAAACCACTAATGCATGCTGTAGGGAAAGTGTGAAAACGGCATGAGGTTAAGCTCAAATTCATTCGTGTGCCGTTGTGGCAGCAAAGGTATATCATCGGCGCATTTCACGATTACATCACATATCAGGACAAGGGTCCACAGTAGCGTTATCCGTAACAATGTATACGTCGCAGCATAACGGAGAGCGCAGTCAGACTTTTTAGGACACGTCACCAATGCTAGCTTAGCAGCCTGCAAGAACGTGCAAACAGGACAAAACAGATGTGGCTAGGTTATTGCATAGCTACATGCAATGGCAacgtctttatttattttttcaacagaaaatcGGCAAATATTTCTCCATAGAAATGTGAGAGTATGGCAAGGTATTAGCATCATTTTCTTATTGAATAAagggattttattttacaacagcGACGGTTCAGCGGAGCTGACCACTGAACATCTGTCTGGAAGTAAACGTTTTAAGGAAATTCGAGACGcgtgtaaaacaaaaacagcgtGCAACTAGCCAGATATTAAGGAAATCTGTCAATAAAGTAAATGTTTATAAAGCCAAAACTGACTTTATGAACACTTGTTTTTAAACAGTGGaactaaaacatttaaagaacagCCAATGCAATCTAACCAAGATTTACTTTCATTAATGAAACTCAAGCGCAGAGCTCAGAGTTAACTATAAAGTAGGCTAACCAGTGTTGGAATAACTAGGAAGAACTGGCTACATtctgactgaaaatgaaataaaagtgccacgtctgtgtttaaaatgaacACTATCGTCGGCAGTAAAGTTTTCAAATCTGGCGCAATCTAACGTAGACAACAGAAACGCCATATGCCTTACCTATGGAAACAAGAGTGATCGGAAAAGCGAgcagaaaaagcaaaaatatttttggtccgaaattaaacattttgaagCCGTTTGGTTTACGCCTCAGTCCAAGCCAACACTCCGTAGAAAAAGACATCAAATCGATGGGTGGGAGCAAAGGAAGTTTTTAAACCCGCCCCTTGTCGTCACAGTCAGCCTCTGATGAATCGAAATGCTCGAAGTCGGGAGTGCACAAGAAGATCTAATCCGTTCCAGGGTTTTGCGGCTACTCCTGATCTTAATTATTTAGTTAGCTCATTCATGTTTTAATCTGACATGATACGCACCAGCAACAGTCGAAAACTGCAATTGTATCCTAAAAAATTTGATGGGCTGAAGTACAGGCGTGAAGTAGCGTAGTTTGTAGTGATGTCAGAGAACTAAAGGTAGTTGGTTGGAGATAAAAACCGGTACGCAGATCAGCCCTCTAGGACCGGAGCTTTCGTATCGCTGTTAAGTTAAATATCCTATATGGCATTTAGCGGCTCGTATAGGCAATTTTAGGGTAGTCAAGCCTGGAAAGAATGGGATCCGACATGGCAATTGGTATTCCAGTACTGGACCAATGATGTCACTGTGGCATGTAAAGTAACCAAGATACACAAGATTTAGATACATGTATGTAGGAGATAATATATTCTCCCGTCCAGCCAATGGTAATAATATGCTGTTTATGTTGATTGTAccaggtttttaaaatgagatctCCATTTCGTTTGGTTTCATATATTGCTTTGGCAATCCCAATACGTTGCCTTTGGCCTGTCTTGTAATCTAGATCACATTAGCATATTATCTAAAGGTAGCCTTTTGCAGAATTGCTTATTTTAAAGGTGGcttcatatttacaaaatatgaataaataaataaaataaaatcctgtctgtctctgtctctgataACGCCACTTCAGAGGTACAGGTGTGGACGCAGAGGTACAAGCTTTTCATGTGATTATtcatatgaattatttatttattcaagtaAATATAGCTGATTTATGAAATACTACGGATTTCTCGTGTCTGTCTCAGTAATAAGAAAGGCAGTTTATGATAAAATTGCTCATCCAGGACTCATCCAACACGTATAAATAATACCAGTTGCATTTTTCCCTCACCCCGTGTTCTGAAGCTCAGTCTTCATCCTGACCCGCCcattctctctatttctctccgttctgtttcttttcataGGAAGAGCTGTGGTTTGCTGCAAAGCGCCTCAGCGTTCTTGCACATGAAACGGTGCAGAGCGCACAtctgcaaaattaaaaaaaaaaaactctccagtagaaccctgcaacacacacagccacccacTCTCTCGGGGCCTCGACTTCACCGTGCAGAGGAAGCCTGGGTCCTTGCGCTGAATGCTTTTCACAAGGTTTAAAAGGACATGCTTTCGTCGCTTATCTGTCGTTTAAAGAGAAAGAATGTGTCATTGATTCCAGCAAACACCCTTTCTGTCCCTGGCTGATTTTTGGAGGGTTTGAACGATAGTCCAACATGGAGAACAACTGTAACTGTACTCAGAAAGGTAAGCGTGCCAATTTCCTAATCTCAAAAACCCGAACTACGATAGTTATACTGCAGATCTAAATATTGGCTCCcttaaataataatcattaaatTCCACCATCAACACAACAGATTTTCATCATCAACTTCATTATCTTTCTCCATATAAGTGCTTTATCCTTAATGGACCTGGTATACTGAGACAAAATTCAGCCTCATGCAACTCAGAACGAGCGTCGAACCAGTAGCATTGCAGGCGACACATGTAGCATTgcaacacatgttcaattgttggaaaaatgaacaattgaacatgtgttgtGTTGACTATTGCAAAGACCACTATTCATGGTCAGTTTAACCAGGCATTGAATGCCCAGAGGGATTATAAGGCTCTTTAAACGCTTATTGCACTGTGATTTCACATTGAATAATACTGAAGAAGGCCAAACATAGAGAGAGCTCGACACTGCATATCATGTTAGAACTTGGAGTTCTTTGAAAAAATtcttaatgaatacatttgtcaCGGAActattaagaaaataaaacaaacaaaaaatatatatcttttctACCATAGCCAGGATTCACATAGAAAAGTGAACTCACTTGATGAACTCGCATGTTTCTTTGCATTTATGTCATGAGGActattattacatttgaaaataattattttatttactcccAAATAATTATTACAAGGCAATAATCTCAGGTCTCTTTTAACTGGAGCACAAGgtaggtttcttttttttcaaaagttttcaaatcaaaacaaacctTGTTTGTCATGCTTCCGGAAGTTTAGGCGAAATTGTTAAAATGAGTTGCTAAATTATCCAAATGATTGGtcgagttttttgttttttttttgcaaaagacTGAACTAAAATTATTAGTATTCAGGGACTATAtctttttacaaataaaacaattaagcGAAAACAAACTACAGAACTCTATTATTTCTGCCCTTTTTCAACCTCAGACGGTCCTTCCTGATGAATATACTTTCTGTGACTTACAGCTTAAGTTAAAATGTAGCCTgactttttgttcattttgtagtAAATTAAagatttaatgtatttaaattacattaaatctTTCTCATAATACCTGCCTGTTCTCTAGCCAGGAAAATGTTCCGTTTGATTAATGTGAATGTCTACGGAAGGGGTTTAAGATGTGTTATCTCACGGATCTCTTGACTAAGCAACAAGTTGTAAGACCCAGCAGTGGGTACTGACCCACCATTTGGGAGGCCCTGTTCTGTACTCTTAAGACCCAGCAGTGGGTACTGACCCACCATTTGGGAGGCCCTGTTCTGTACTCTTAAGACCCAGCAGTGGGTACTGACCCACAGTTTTGGAGGCCCTGTTCTGTACTCTTAAGACCCAGCAGTGGGTACTGACCCACAGTTTGGGAGGCCCTGTTTCTGTACTCTTAAGACCCAGCAGTGGGTACTGACCCACAGTTTGGGAGGCCCTGTTTCTGTACTCTTAAGACCCAGCAGTGGGTACTGACCCACAGTTTGGGAGGCCCTGTTCTGTACTCTTAAGACCCAGCAGTGGGTACTGACCCATAGTTTGGGAGGCACTGTTCTGTA is a window of Anguilla anguilla isolate fAngAng1 chromosome 13, fAngAng1.pri, whole genome shotgun sequence DNA encoding:
- the LOC118211935 gene encoding translocon-associated protein subunit alpha-like, with the protein product MSFSTECWLGLRRKPNGFKMFNFGPKIFLLFLLAFPITLVSIGGVKAESDPSEDQGPDSVVEEEDEDEDEVLVEEAQVSESDTDEDLDEDSTGTDVTSHPDADTTIVFVTGEEFPANEIVKFLVGFTNKGSQDFTVQSLEASFRYPQDYQFYIQNFTALPLSTVVQPQRQASFEYSFIPAQQMAGRPFGLVILLNYLDSEGNGFQSAIYNQTVTIIELDEGLDGETMFMYVFLSGLVALLLFGIYQVLEARTRKRLPVKVETGTGGLNDVDISWIPQETLNVMNKASPKASPRKRTKRAAGTDQ